The following proteins are encoded in a genomic region of Nycticebus coucang isolate mNycCou1 chromosome 17, mNycCou1.pri, whole genome shotgun sequence:
- the CANX gene encoding calnexin produces MEGKWLLCVLLALGTTVLQAHDGHDDNVIDIEDDLDDVIEEVEDSKPDTSAPPPSPKVTYKAPVPTGEVYFADSFDRGTLSGWILSKAKKDDTDEEIAKYDGKWEVDEMKESKLPGDKGLVLMSRAKHHAISAKLNKPFVFDTKPLIVQYEVNFQNGIECGGAYVKLLSKTPELNLDQFHDKTPYTIMFGPDKCGEDYKLHFIFRHKNPKTGIYEEKHAKRPDADLKTYFTDKKTHLYTLILNPDNSFEILVDQSVVNSGNLLNDMTPAVNPSREIEDPEDRKPEDWDERPKIPDPDAVKPDDWDEDAPAKIPDEEATKPEGWLDDEPEYISDPDAEKPDDWDEDMDGEWEAPQIANPKCESAPGCGVWQRPMIDNPNYKGKWKAPMMDNPNYQGIWKPRKIPNPDFFEDLEPFKMTPFTAVGLELWSMTSDIFFDNFIISCDRGVVDDWANDGWGLKKAADGAAEPGVVGQMIEAAEERPWLWVVYILTVALPVFLVILFCCSGKKQPSAMEYKKTDAPQPDVKEEEEEKEEEKDKGDEEEEAEEKLEEKQKSDAEEDGGAVSQEEEERKPKAEEDEILNRSPRNRKPRRE; encoded by the exons ATGGAAGGGAAGTGGTTACTGTGTGTGTTGCTGGCCCTTGGAACTACTGTCCTTCAGGCTCATGATGGACATGATGATAATGTGATTGATATTGAGGATGACCTAGATGATGTCATTGAAGAGGTGGAAGACTCGAAGCCAGATACCAGCGCTCCTCCTCCATCTCCAAAG GTTACCTATAAAGCTCCAGTTCCAACAGGGGAAGTGTATTTTGCTGATTCCTTTGACAGAGGAACTCTGTCAGG GTGGATTTTATCCAAAGCCAAGAAAGATGACACTGATGAAGAAATTGCCAAATATGATG GAAAGTGGGAAGTAGATGAGATGAAAGAATCAAAGCTTCCAGGTGATAAAGGACTTGTATTAATGTCTCGGGCCAAGCATCATGCCATCTCTGCTAAACTGAACAAGCCCTTCGTGTTTGATACCAAGCCTCTCATTGTTCA GTATGAGGTTAATTTCCAAAATGGAATAGAATGTGGTGGTGCCTATGTGAAACTGCTTTCTAAAACACCAGAACTCAACTTG gatCAGTTCCACGACAAGACCCCTTACACAATTATGTTTGGTCCAGATAAATGTGGAGAAGATTATAAATTGCACTTCATCTTCCGCCACAAAAACCCTAAGACGGGTATTTATGAAGAAAAGCATGCTAAGAGACCAGATGCAGATCTGAAGACCTATTTTACTGACAAGAAAACTCATCTTTACACGTTAA ttttgaatcCAGATAATAGCTTTGAAATATTAGTTGACCAGTCTGTTGTGAACAGTGGAAATCTGCTGAATGACATGACTCCTGCTGTAAATCCTTCACGTGAAATTGAGGACCCAGAAGACCGGAAGCCTGAGGATTGGGATGAAAGACCAAAAATACCAGATCCGGATGCTGTCAAGCCAGATGACTG GGATGAAGATGCCCCTGCTAAGATTCCAGATGAAGAAGCCACAAAACCTGAAGGCTGGTTAGATGATGAGCCTGAATATATATCTGATCCAGATGCAGAGAAGCCAGACGATTG GGATGAAGACATGGATGGAGAATGGGAGGCTCCTCAGATTGCCAACCCGAAATGTGAGTCAGCCCCTGGGTGTGGTGTCTGGCAGCGACCTATGATTGACAACCCCAATTACAAGGGCAAATGGAAGGCTCCCATGATGGACAATCCTAACTACCAG ggaATCTGGAAACCCAGGAAAATACCAAATCCAGATTTCTTTGAAGATCTTGAACCTTTCAAAATGACTCCTTTTACTGCTGTTGGTTTGGAGCTATGGTCTATGACCTCTGATATTTTTTTTGACAACTTTATTATCTCTTGTGATCGAGGAGTAGTTGATGATTGGGCCAATGATGGATGGGGCCTGAAGAAAGCTGCTGACGGGGCTGCTGAG CCAGGTGTAGTAGGGCAGATGATTGAGGCAGCTGAAGAGCGCCCGTGGCTCTGGGTGGTCTACATTTTGACTGTAGCTCTGCCTGTGTTCCTTGTTATCCTCTTCTGCTGTTCTGgaaag AAACAACCCAGTGCTATGGAGTACAAGAAGACTGATGCTCCTCAACCAGAtgtgaaggaagaggaagaagagaaagaggaggaaaaagacaaGGGAGATGAGGAGGAAGAAGCAGAAGAGAAACTTG aagagaaacaaaaaagtgaTGCTGAAGAAGATGGTGGTGCTGTCAgtcaagaggaagaagagagaaaacctAAAGCAGAG GAGGATGAAATTTTGAATAGATCACCAAGAAACAGAAAGCCACGAAGAGAGTGA
- the LOC128569175 gene encoding high mobility group protein B1-like translates to MSSYAFFMQTCREKHKKQHPGASVNFSEFSKKCSERWKTMSAKEKGKSEDTAEADKARYEGEMKSYIPPKGETEKKLKDPNAPKRPPSAFFLFCSEYRPQIKRKHSSLSIGDVAKKLGEMWGNTAADDKQPDKKKAAKLKEKYEKDIAAD, encoded by the coding sequence ATGTCATCATACGCATTCTTCATGCAAACTTGTCGGGAGAAGCATAAGAAGCAGCACCCAggtgcttcagtcaacttctcagagttttctaagaagtgctcagagaggtggaagaccatgtctgctaaagagaaaggaaaatctgaagataCGGCAGaggcggacaaggcccgttatgaaggagaaatgaaaagctatatccctcctaaaggggaaacagaaaagaagctcaaggatcccaatgcacccaagaggcctccttcggcctttttcttgttctgttctgagtatcgcccccaaatcaaaagaaaacattccagcctatccattggtgatgttgcaaagaagctgggagagatgtggggtaacactgctgcggatgacaagcagcctgataaaaagaaggctgcaaagctgaaggaaaaatacgaaaaggatattgctgcagattga